Proteins co-encoded in one Trueperella abortisuis genomic window:
- a CDS encoding FGGY-family carbohydrate kinase — protein MSTAAVNRYTLGPYLMGIDFGTESCRVGIFDTVGSPIAFAATPYTTTHPRPGWAEQSPADWWQALVASTHRVMARAGIEPPEIAGISYDATTMTVVPMDKNGEALRNAIMWMDVRATEQAARVADSTSPATRYTGGGTLPPTAEWYPFKAAWLRENEPDVYKRAYKLLDAPDWLTYQLTEQWTQNINTAAHRAYYDRDNGGWPVDLYEQAGAGDVFDKLPERVVDLGVPIGGLTKRAAEALGLIPGTPVAQGGGDAWHGQIGLNALQPGKMSLVTGSSHVMSGQTTEPLSGPGFFGGYTDGVVPGQYTVEMSLTSSGSVLKWFKDQFCQDIEKAATEIGIGAYDVMNTRSKDIPIGCDGLIINEYFQGNRTPWSDAKARGVFTGLSLSHTREHVYRAIQEAVCYGVEASLRKLRDVGFEVQEFIACGGATKSREWTQMHADVTGVPITLTEVGDAVTLGSCILAAAGAGLYDSVQDAADHMVHERERVEPNMNRHEEYKFFADKYVEQYAVNQDHIHSVVDYVAGQR, from the coding sequence ATGTCTACAGCAGCAGTCAACCGCTACACCCTGGGGCCCTACCTCATGGGCATCGATTTCGGGACGGAGTCGTGTCGAGTCGGTATCTTTGACACCGTCGGCTCGCCGATTGCCTTCGCGGCCACCCCCTACACCACCACCCACCCGCGCCCCGGCTGGGCGGAGCAGAGCCCGGCGGATTGGTGGCAGGCGCTGGTTGCCTCCACGCACCGGGTGATGGCCCGAGCCGGCATCGAGCCGCCCGAGATCGCCGGAATCTCCTATGACGCCACCACGATGACAGTGGTGCCGATGGATAAGAACGGCGAGGCCCTCCGCAACGCGATCATGTGGATGGACGTGCGCGCTACGGAGCAGGCGGCGCGCGTGGCGGATTCGACCTCCCCGGCCACCCGCTACACGGGCGGCGGCACCCTGCCTCCCACGGCTGAGTGGTACCCGTTCAAGGCGGCCTGGCTGCGCGAGAACGAGCCCGACGTCTACAAGCGGGCATATAAGCTGCTTGACGCCCCGGACTGGCTGACCTACCAGCTCACCGAGCAGTGGACCCAGAACATCAATACCGCAGCCCACCGCGCCTACTACGATCGCGATAACGGAGGCTGGCCGGTGGACCTGTACGAGCAGGCGGGCGCGGGCGACGTCTTCGACAAGCTCCCGGAGCGGGTGGTGGATCTCGGCGTCCCGATCGGCGGCCTGACGAAGCGCGCGGCGGAAGCCCTCGGCCTCATCCCGGGCACCCCGGTGGCGCAGGGCGGCGGAGACGCCTGGCACGGCCAGATCGGGCTGAACGCCCTCCAGCCGGGCAAGATGTCGCTGGTGACGGGATCCTCCCACGTCATGTCCGGTCAGACCACGGAGCCGCTGTCCGGTCCGGGCTTCTTCGGCGGTTACACGGACGGCGTCGTGCCTGGACAGTACACGGTGGAGATGTCGCTGACGTCGTCGGGATCGGTGCTCAAGTGGTTCAAGGACCAGTTCTGCCAGGACATTGAGAAGGCGGCCACCGAGATCGGCATCGGCGCCTACGACGTGATGAACACCCGCTCGAAGGACATCCCGATCGGCTGCGACGGCCTCATCATCAACGAGTACTTCCAGGGCAACCGCACCCCGTGGTCGGACGCGAAGGCGCGCGGCGTCTTCACCGGCCTGTCGCTGTCCCACACCCGCGAGCACGTCTACCGGGCCATCCAGGAGGCGGTGTGCTACGGCGTCGAGGCATCCTTGCGCAAGCTTCGCGACGTCGGTTTCGAGGTTCAGGAGTTCATCGCCTGTGGCGGTGCGACCAAGTCGCGCGAGTGGACCCAGATGCACGCGGACGTCACCGGCGTGCCGATCACGCTGACGGAGGTTGGCGACGCCGTCACCCTCGGCTCGTGCATCCTCGCCGCCGCCGGCGCGGGCCTGTACGACTCGGTGCAGGACGCCGCGGACCACATGGTTCACGAGCGCGAGCGCGTCGAACCGAACATGAATCGCCACGAGGAGTACAAGTTCTTCGCGGACAAGTACGTCGAGCAGTACGCGGTCAACCAGGATCACATCCACTCCGTGGTTGACTACGTGGCGGGACAGCGCTGA
- a CDS encoding HAD-IIA family hydrolase: protein MEYSSPTKLYDAYVFDQDGTIYLGDHLLPGAKRLIEGLRELGKPVRFLSNNPTKDPQDYVEKLGRLGIPAPLSEIANTVVTTTRWLKAHYPDATVFPISEEPLKKALREAGIKMSENPEEIDIVIASYDRTFEYRKLQIAFDAIWFHKRAFLITTNPDRYCPFPGGRGEPDAASIVAAIEACTGTKLRANMGKPEPAMLEAALGDLDVDPANCLMVGDRLHTDIGMAINTGMASALLLTGDSTAEEAEALDPAHQPTFVLDRIDHLIPDDIRAQWGWSDTDED, encoded by the coding sequence ATGGAATACTCTTCTCCGACCAAGCTCTACGACGCCTACGTCTTCGACCAGGACGGCACCATCTACCTCGGCGACCACCTGCTCCCGGGCGCGAAGCGACTCATTGAGGGCTTACGCGAGCTGGGCAAGCCGGTGCGCTTCCTGTCAAACAACCCCACGAAGGACCCCCAGGACTACGTGGAGAAGCTGGGCCGGCTGGGGATTCCGGCACCGCTGAGCGAGATCGCGAACACGGTGGTGACCACCACCCGCTGGCTCAAGGCGCACTATCCGGATGCGACGGTCTTCCCCATTTCCGAGGAGCCACTGAAGAAGGCGCTCCGCGAGGCCGGCATCAAGATGAGCGAGAACCCGGAGGAGATCGACATTGTGATTGCCTCCTACGATCGCACGTTTGAGTACCGCAAGCTGCAGATCGCCTTCGATGCGATCTGGTTCCACAAGCGGGCCTTCCTCATCACCACGAACCCGGATCGCTACTGCCCGTTCCCGGGCGGGCGCGGCGAGCCGGACGCGGCCTCCATCGTGGCGGCCATCGAGGCCTGTACGGGAACGAAGCTCCGGGCAAACATGGGCAAGCCGGAGCCGGCGATGCTCGAGGCGGCGCTCGGGGATTTGGACGTGGACCCCGCGAACTGCCTGATGGTGGGCGACCGCCTCCACACCGACATCGGGATGGCGATCAACACGGGGATGGCCTCCGCGTTGCTCCTGACGGGGGACAGCACGGCCGAGGAGGCCGAGGCCCTCGATCCGGCCCATCAGCCCACGTTCGTCCTGGATCGCATCGATCACCTCATCCCCGATGACATTCGCGCCCAGTGGGGGTGGTCTGACACGGACGAGGATTAA